A genome region from Vulpes lagopus strain Blue_001 chromosome 7, ASM1834538v1, whole genome shotgun sequence includes the following:
- the TNFAIP8 gene encoding tumor necrosis factor alpha-induced protein 8 isoform X4, giving the protein MVSKSIATTLIDDTSSEVLDELYRVTKEYTQNKKEAEKIIKNLIKTVIKLAILYRNNQFNQDELALMEKFKKKVHQLAMTVVSFHQVEYTFDRNVLSRLLNECREMLHQIIQRHLTAKSHGRVNNVFDHFSDCDFLAALYNPFGNFKPHLQKLCDGVNKMLDEENI; this is encoded by the coding sequence ATGGTGTCCAAATCCATCGCCACTACCCTCATCGATGACACAAGCAGCGAAGTGCTGGATGAACTCTACCGAGTGACCAAGGAGTACACCCAGAacaagaaggaggcagagaagatcATCAAGAACCTCATCAAGACAGTCATCAAGCTGGCCATTCTCTACAGGAATAACCAGTTCAATCAAGATGAGCTGGCGCTGATGgagaaatttaagaagaaagttCACCAGCTCGCCATGACCGTGGTCAGCTTCCACCAGGTGGAGTACACCTTTGACCGGAACGTGTTATCCCGGCTGCTGAATGAGTGCAGAGAGATGCTCCACCAAATCATCCAGCGTCACCTCACTGCCAAGTCACATGGACGAGTTAATAACGTCTTTGATCATTTTTCAGATTGTGATTTTTTAGCGGCCTTATATAACCCCTTCGGAAATTTTAAACCCCATTTACAAAAACTCTGTGATGGTGTCAACAAAATGTTGGATGAGGAGAACATATGA
- the TNFAIP8 gene encoding tumor necrosis factor alpha-induced protein 8 isoform X2, whose protein sequence is MLKLVATDVFNSKNLAVQAQKKILGKMVSKSIATTLIDDTSSEVLDELYRVTKEYTQNKKEAEKIIKNLIKTVIKLAILYRNNQFNQDELALMEKFKKKVHQLAMTVVSFHQVEYTFDRNVLSRLLNECREMLHQIIQRHLTAKSHGRVNNVFDHFSDCDFLAALYNPFGNFKPHLQKLCDGVNKMLDEENI, encoded by the coding sequence tGGCCACTGATGTCTTCAATTCCAAAAACCTGGCCGTGCAGGCACAAAAGAAGATCTTGGGGAAAATGGTGTCCAAATCCATCGCCACTACCCTCATCGATGACACAAGCAGCGAAGTGCTGGATGAACTCTACCGAGTGACCAAGGAGTACACCCAGAacaagaaggaggcagagaagatcATCAAGAACCTCATCAAGACAGTCATCAAGCTGGCCATTCTCTACAGGAATAACCAGTTCAATCAAGATGAGCTGGCGCTGATGgagaaatttaagaagaaagttCACCAGCTCGCCATGACCGTGGTCAGCTTCCACCAGGTGGAGTACACCTTTGACCGGAACGTGTTATCCCGGCTGCTGAATGAGTGCAGAGAGATGCTCCACCAAATCATCCAGCGTCACCTCACTGCCAAGTCACATGGACGAGTTAATAACGTCTTTGATCATTTTTCAGATTGTGATTTTTTAGCGGCCTTATATAACCCCTTCGGAAATTTTAAACCCCATTTACAAAAACTCTGTGATGGTGTCAACAAAATGTTGGATGAGGAGAACATATGA
- the TNFAIP8 gene encoding tumor necrosis factor alpha-induced protein 8 isoform X1, giving the protein MQGEADEPKDVATDVFNSKNLAVQAQKKILGKMVSKSIATTLIDDTSSEVLDELYRVTKEYTQNKKEAEKIIKNLIKTVIKLAILYRNNQFNQDELALMEKFKKKVHQLAMTVVSFHQVEYTFDRNVLSRLLNECREMLHQIIQRHLTAKSHGRVNNVFDHFSDCDFLAALYNPFGNFKPHLQKLCDGVNKMLDEENI; this is encoded by the coding sequence tGGCCACTGATGTCTTCAATTCCAAAAACCTGGCCGTGCAGGCACAAAAGAAGATCTTGGGGAAAATGGTGTCCAAATCCATCGCCACTACCCTCATCGATGACACAAGCAGCGAAGTGCTGGATGAACTCTACCGAGTGACCAAGGAGTACACCCAGAacaagaaggaggcagagaagatcATCAAGAACCTCATCAAGACAGTCATCAAGCTGGCCATTCTCTACAGGAATAACCAGTTCAATCAAGATGAGCTGGCGCTGATGgagaaatttaagaagaaagttCACCAGCTCGCCATGACCGTGGTCAGCTTCCACCAGGTGGAGTACACCTTTGACCGGAACGTGTTATCCCGGCTGCTGAATGAGTGCAGAGAGATGCTCCACCAAATCATCCAGCGTCACCTCACTGCCAAGTCACATGGACGAGTTAATAACGTCTTTGATCATTTTTCAGATTGTGATTTTTTAGCGGCCTTATATAACCCCTTCGGAAATTTTAAACCCCATTTACAAAAACTCTGTGATGGTGTCAACAAAATGTTGGATGAGGAGAACATATGA
- the TNFAIP8 gene encoding tumor necrosis factor alpha-induced protein 8 isoform X3, whose protein sequence is MATDVFNSKNLAVQAQKKILGKMVSKSIATTLIDDTSSEVLDELYRVTKEYTQNKKEAEKIIKNLIKTVIKLAILYRNNQFNQDELALMEKFKKKVHQLAMTVVSFHQVEYTFDRNVLSRLLNECREMLHQIIQRHLTAKSHGRVNNVFDHFSDCDFLAALYNPFGNFKPHLQKLCDGVNKMLDEENI, encoded by the coding sequence tGGCCACTGATGTCTTCAATTCCAAAAACCTGGCCGTGCAGGCACAAAAGAAGATCTTGGGGAAAATGGTGTCCAAATCCATCGCCACTACCCTCATCGATGACACAAGCAGCGAAGTGCTGGATGAACTCTACCGAGTGACCAAGGAGTACACCCAGAacaagaaggaggcagagaagatcATCAAGAACCTCATCAAGACAGTCATCAAGCTGGCCATTCTCTACAGGAATAACCAGTTCAATCAAGATGAGCTGGCGCTGATGgagaaatttaagaagaaagttCACCAGCTCGCCATGACCGTGGTCAGCTTCCACCAGGTGGAGTACACCTTTGACCGGAACGTGTTATCCCGGCTGCTGAATGAGTGCAGAGAGATGCTCCACCAAATCATCCAGCGTCACCTCACTGCCAAGTCACATGGACGAGTTAATAACGTCTTTGATCATTTTTCAGATTGTGATTTTTTAGCGGCCTTATATAACCCCTTCGGAAATTTTAAACCCCATTTACAAAAACTCTGTGATGGTGTCAACAAAATGTTGGATGAGGAGAACATATGA